One genomic window of Medicago truncatula cultivar Jemalong A17 chromosome 1, MtrunA17r5.0-ANR, whole genome shotgun sequence includes the following:
- the LOC25484004 gene encoding uncharacterized protein, with amino-acid sequence MFGVKRKSTLVGLAFLMFMGIAVYFRLWAIDYNISIDDSELLRRQFDIANREAMDESAEWRLKYDKEVDRMNRCLKELQVFQNSSQIAKDASGINHKFAILQKENAILLERVETLKRQLEEEKLKCNSQ; translated from the exons ATGTTTGGAGTGAAAAGAAAATCAACTTTAGTGGGTTTGGCTTTTCTAATGTTCATGGGTATTGCTGTTTATTTCAGACTTTGGGCTATTGACTACAACATTTCAATCGATGATTCTGAGCTCTTAAG GAGACAGTTTGATATTGCTAATAGGGAGGCAATGGATGAATCTGCTGAGTGGAGGCTAAAGTATGATAAGGAGGTTGATAGGATGAACAGGTGCTTAAAGGAACTTCAAGTG TTTCAGAACTCCTCTCAGATAGCCAAGGATGCTTCTGGCATTAACCATAAATTTGCAATACTACAAAAG GAGAATGCAATCTTACTTGAAAGGGTGGAAACATTAAAACGACAGCTTGAAGAGGAAAAGCTGAAGTGCAATTCACAATAA
- the LOC25484005 gene encoding 60S ribosomal protein L12: MPPKLDPSQIVEVYVRVTGGEVGAASSLAPKIGPLGLSPKKIGEDIAKETAKDWKGLRVTVKLTVQNRQAKVAVVPSAAALVIKALKEPERDRKKTKNIKHNGNISLDDVIEIAKIMKPRSMAKELAGTVKEILGTCVSVGCTVDGKDPKDLQQEIDDGDVEIPLE; the protein is encoded by the coding sequence ATGCCTCCAAAGCTCGACCCATCACAGATCGTCGAAGTTTACGTCCGTGTCACCGGAGGCGAAGTCGGCGCCGCCAGTTCCCTCGCTCCCAAGATCGGACCACTCGGTCTCTCTCCAAAAAAGATCGGAGAAGACATCGCCAAAGAAACCGCAAAAGACTGGAAGGGTCTCCGTGTCACAGTCAAGCTCACCGTCCAGAATCGTCAAGCGAAGGTTGCGGTTGTTCCCTCCGCGGCGGCGCTGGTGATTAAGGCATTGAAGGAACCAGAGAGAGATAGGAAGAAGACTAAGAATATTAAGCATAATGGGAATATTTCGCTTGATGATGTTATTGAGATTGCGAAGATTATGAAGCCGAGATCTATGGCGAAGGAGCTTGCGGGTACTGTGAAGGAGATTCTTGGGACCTGTGTTTCTGTTGGGTGTACTGTTGATGGGAAAGATCCAAAGGATTTGCAACAAGAGATTGATGATGGTGATGTTGAGATTCCTCTAGAATAA